One region of Roseovarius faecimaris genomic DNA includes:
- a CDS encoding ABC transporter substrate-binding protein, with product MIKDQMMIDRLAAAAREGRISRRSFMNYSLAAGMTASAATGLWGTAAKAEPKRGGKFRLGAHDGNTSDTHDPGTYVTFSMIQLAHTFRAYLTLIEPDGSLGPDVATEWAASPDAKEWTFKINPNATFHSGAKVTANDVIASMNHHRGENSTSAAAALLADVQDLVDNGDNSVTFKLGSGNADLPWLMTDYHLPIIPANDDGTANWQTGDGCGPYKLEEAEFGVGYKLSRHEDWHLEGAYFDEVEIIVLNDPNARQTALVTGDVDGITQLELKTLALLQRDPNIEIDNVPSAAAITMPMLTDVAPFDNVDVRNALKHAINREELIEKIAFGAATIGNDFHHSPAMPYWPEGIEQTPYDPDKAKSLLKNAGMEGLTVDLSVADSVYSGAVDMCVLYSEQAKAAGITINVTREPNDGYYSDVWLKKPWCAVQWGARPTPDVMYSLAYKDDAAWNESRWQNARFNELLRAAKAELDDAKRADMYREMAILAKDDGGTVIPFFPNFVYAHRKNVKHGENLAASWQMDGARACSRWWFDG from the coding sequence ATGATCAAGGATCAGATGATGATTGATCGTCTGGCAGCGGCGGCCCGCGAAGGCCGTATTTCGCGCCGGTCGTTCATGAACTACTCACTTGCCGCAGGCATGACCGCCTCGGCTGCAACCGGCCTTTGGGGAACCGCAGCCAAGGCAGAGCCCAAGCGCGGCGGTAAATTCCGCCTGGGCGCACATGACGGCAACACCTCGGACACGCATGATCCGGGCACCTATGTGACCTTCTCGATGATCCAGCTTGCGCATACCTTCCGCGCCTATCTGACATTGATCGAACCTGATGGGTCGCTGGGGCCGGATGTGGCGACCGAATGGGCCGCATCACCGGATGCAAAAGAGTGGACGTTCAAGATCAATCCCAATGCGACCTTCCATAGCGGTGCGAAAGTGACCGCGAACGATGTGATCGCTTCGATGAATCACCACCGCGGCGAAAACTCCACCTCTGCGGCGGCCGCGCTGCTGGCGGATGTTCAGGACCTGGTCGACAATGGTGACAACTCGGTCACCTTCAAGCTGGGGTCCGGCAATGCGGACCTGCCGTGGCTTATGACTGACTATCACCTTCCGATTATCCCGGCCAACGACGATGGCACGGCCAATTGGCAGACCGGTGACGGTTGTGGCCCCTACAAGCTGGAAGAAGCCGAGTTTGGCGTTGGCTACAAGCTAAGCCGTCACGAGGATTGGCATCTCGAAGGCGCCTATTTCGACGAGGTCGAAATTATCGTGCTGAATGACCCCAACGCTCGCCAGACCGCGCTGGTCACCGGCGATGTGGACGGGATCACCCAGCTGGAGTTGAAAACCCTGGCGCTGCTGCAACGCGATCCGAATATCGAGATCGACAACGTGCCTTCAGCGGCGGCCATCACCATGCCCATGCTCACCGATGTGGCGCCGTTCGACAATGTCGATGTGCGCAACGCGCTCAAGCACGCCATCAACCGCGAGGAACTGATCGAGAAGATTGCGTTTGGCGCGGCCACCATCGGCAACGATTTCCATCATTCGCCGGCCATGCCTTACTGGCCCGAAGGGATCGAACAGACGCCGTATGATCCCGACAAGGCCAAGTCGCTGCTGAAAAACGCAGGGATGGAAGGCCTGACTGTCGACCTCAGCGTGGCGGATTCGGTTTACTCGGGTGCTGTGGACATGTGCGTGCTCTATTCAGAACAGGCCAAGGCTGCGGGCATCACCATCAACGTCACGCGCGAGCCAAATGACGGCTACTATTCCGACGTGTGGCTGAAAAAGCCGTGGTGTGCGGTGCAGTGGGGCGCGCGTCCTACCCCGGATGTGATGTATTCGCTGGCCTATAAGGACGATGCGGCCTGGAACGAAAGCCGTTGGCAAAACGCGCGGTTCAACGAACTGCTGCGCGCGGCCAAGGCAGAGCTGGACGATGCCAAGCGGGCAGATATGTACCGCGAAATGGCAATTCTGGCGAAGGATGATGGCGGCACCGTTATCCCGTTCTTCCCGAACTTCGTCTATGCGCACCGCAAGAACGTCAAGCATGGCGAGAACCTCGCGGCGAGCTGGCAGATGGATGGCGCACGCGCCTGTAGCCGCTGGTGGTTCGACGGCTGA
- a CDS encoding trypsin-like peptidase domain-containing protein: MFRATLACLILLTSPLWAETRVPASQAEISLGFVPVVKSAAPAVVNIYAKRIVNVRASPFSNDPFFQNLFRDFGAPRQRVQNSLGSGVILSGEGIVVSNYHVVGEATDIRVVLNDRREFSGRVLLSDEESDLAILQLDEAQDLPALPLRDSDTVEVGELVLAIGNPFGVGQTVSSGIVSGLARSGTAMGNTRGYFIQTDAPINPGNSGGALVDVNGALIGINTSILSRSGGSNGIGFAIPSALVAEFVAQAQAGKTRFERPWAGVTGQPVDADLAEVLQLDRPGGIVLSEFHEASPLKAAGLIPGDVITDVDGVAVNTPAEMVYRMTVAGLGQEAVVTRVREGRAEQVTLSLIAPPDDPPRGTLTTSRRTVFPGITLEQVNPAVIAEMGLPLNSQGVVVADPGQTGARAGMQRGDILLGINGKRVDSPEEAEAMLREVRGRLALDIGRGNRRVTLRFRL; the protein is encoded by the coding sequence ATGTTTCGCGCCACGCTCGCTTGCCTCATACTGCTGACAAGCCCGCTCTGGGCTGAAACCCGCGTGCCTGCAAGCCAGGCCGAGATTTCCCTGGGTTTCGTGCCGGTGGTCAAATCAGCCGCGCCCGCTGTGGTCAATATCTACGCCAAGCGCATCGTCAATGTGCGCGCCAGCCCTTTCTCGAACGACCCGTTTTTTCAAAACCTGTTCCGCGATTTCGGCGCGCCCCGGCAGCGGGTGCAGAACTCGCTTGGCTCCGGCGTGATCCTCAGCGGTGAGGGGATCGTGGTGAGCAACTATCATGTGGTGGGCGAGGCCACGGATATCCGCGTTGTGCTCAATGACCGGCGCGAGTTTTCAGGCCGCGTGCTGCTGTCGGATGAGGAAAGCGATCTGGCGATCCTGCAACTGGATGAGGCGCAAGACTTGCCGGCATTGCCCTTGCGTGACAGCGACACGGTGGAGGTGGGCGAGCTGGTGCTGGCCATCGGCAACCCGTTTGGCGTGGGCCAGACGGTCAGCAGCGGGATCGTCTCGGGCCTGGCGCGGTCCGGCACGGCGATGGGCAACACACGCGGGTATTTCATCCAGACCGACGCGCCCATTAACCCCGGCAATTCGGGGGGCGCGCTGGTGGATGTGAATGGCGCTCTGATCGGGATCAATACCTCGATCCTGTCGCGCTCGGGCGGCTCCAACGGGATCGGCTTTGCCATTCCTTCCGCGCTCGTGGCCGAGTTCGTGGCGCAGGCGCAGGCGGGCAAGACGCGGTTTGAACGCCCCTGGGCAGGCGTCACCGGCCAGCCGGTCGATGCGGATCTGGCCGAGGTGCTGCAACTTGACCGCCCCGGCGGGATCGTCCTGTCGGAGTTTCACGAGGCGAGCCCCTTGAAGGCGGCGGGGCTGATCCCCGGCGATGTGATCACCGATGTGGATGGCGTGGCCGTGAATACACCAGCCGAGATGGTCTATCGCATGACCGTCGCGGGGCTAGGACAGGAAGCGGTCGTCACCCGCGTGCGCGAAGGCCGCGCCGAGCAGGTGACGCTCAGTCTCATCGCGCCGCCCGATGATCCGCCGCGCGGCACGCTCACCACATCGCGGCGCACGGTGTTTCCGGGCATCACCCTGGAACAGGTGAACCCGGCGGTGATCGCCGAGATGGGCCTGCCGCTGAACTCGCAAGGCGTGGTGGTGGCCGATCCGGGCCAGACCGGGGCGCGGGCGGGGATGCAGCGCGGCGATATCCTTCTTGGGATCAACGGCAAGCGTGTTGACAGCCCTGAAGAGGCCGAGGCGATGCTGCGTGAGGTGCGCGGACGGCTGGCACTCGATATCGGGCGGGGCAACCGGCGTGTCACCCTTCGGTTCCGGCTCTGA
- a CDS encoding ABC transporter substrate-binding protein: MLINRLAAAAKEGSISRRSFMNYSLAAGMTASAATGLWGTSAKAAPQRGGKFRVAQHDGNTSDSHDPGSYLSYAMISLAHTHRSFLTMINTDQTLGPDVATEWSATPDAMEWTFVLNPKATFHSGKKVTAADVLASMNHHRGEDSGSAAKALLASVREIVDNGDHSVTFKLDAPNADLPWIMPDYHLPICPANEDGTLNWQSADGCGPYKLVEHEFGVGSRLVRHDDWHGEGAYFDEIEYIVINDPNARQTALVTGDVDAVTLLENKTLSLLQRDPNIEVDNVPSAQCITMPMHCDTAPFDNVDVRMALKLAMDREELVEKITFGAATIGNDFHHSPAMPYWPDDIPQREYDPEKAKALLKKAGAEGLTVNLSTAESITTGAVDLCVLYAEQAKAAGININVVREPNDGYWSDVWLTKPWCVVSWGARPTPDVMYTLGYKDDAAWNESRWQNARFNELLLMAKAELDDMKRAEMYREMGMIARDDGGSVIPYFPNFVYGRRANVKHTGQLAASWALDGARGAHRWWFES, encoded by the coding sequence ATGTTGATCAATCGCCTGGCGGCGGCTGCCAAAGAGGGCAGCATTTCCCGCCGGTCGTTCATGAACTATTCGCTTGCGGCAGGCATGACCGCCTCTGCCGCAACCGGTCTTTGGGGAACATCCGCAAAGGCAGCGCCTCAGCGCGGCGGCAAATTCCGCGTGGCCCAGCATGACGGGAACACCTCGGACAGCCACGATCCGGGGTCGTACCTGTCCTATGCGATGATTTCGCTGGCCCATACGCACCGCTCGTTCCTAACCATGATCAACACCGATCAGACGCTTGGGCCGGATGTCGCAACCGAATGGTCAGCGACACCTGACGCGATGGAATGGACCTTTGTCCTGAACCCGAAGGCTACGTTCCACTCGGGCAAGAAGGTGACGGCGGCTGACGTGCTGGCGTCGATGAACCATCACCGCGGCGAGGACTCAGGCTCGGCTGCCAAGGCGCTTCTCGCGTCGGTAAGGGAGATTGTCGACAATGGCGACCACTCGGTCACCTTCAAGCTCGATGCGCCCAACGCTGACCTGCCCTGGATCATGCCGGATTATCACCTGCCGATCTGTCCTGCCAACGAAGACGGCACGCTGAACTGGCAATCGGCCGATGGCTGTGGCCCCTACAAGCTTGTCGAGCACGAGTTTGGTGTCGGCTCCCGCCTGGTGCGCCATGACGATTGGCACGGCGAAGGCGCCTATTTCGACGAGATCGAGTATATCGTCATCAACGACCCGAACGCGCGTCAGACCGCGCTGGTGACGGGCGATGTGGATGCGGTCACGCTTCTTGAGAACAAGACGCTGAGCCTGCTGCAACGCGACCCCAACATCGAGGTGGACAATGTGCCCTCGGCCCAGTGCATCACCATGCCGATGCATTGTGACACCGCACCGTTCGACAATGTCGATGTCCGCATGGCGCTGAAACTGGCGATGGATCGCGAGGAACTGGTCGAGAAGATCACCTTTGGCGCGGCCACGATCGGCAACGACTTCCACCATTCGCCCGCCATGCCCTACTGGCCCGATGACATCCCGCAGCGCGAGTATGACCCCGAAAAGGCCAAGGCTCTGCTGAAAAAGGCAGGCGCCGAGGGCCTGACGGTGAACCTCAGCACCGCGGAATCGATCACCACCGGTGCCGTGGACCTCTGCGTGCTTTATGCGGAACAGGCCAAGGCGGCGGGCATCAACATCAACGTGGTGCGCGAGCCGAACGATGGCTACTGGTCGGATGTCTGGCTGACCAAGCCCTGGTGCGTTGTGTCCTGGGGCGCGCGTCCCACGCCGGATGTGATGTATACATTGGGTTACAAGGACGACGCCGCCTGGAACGAAAGCCGCTGGCAGAATGCGCGCTTCAACGAGCTGCTCCTGATGGCCAAGGCTGAACTGGACGATATGAAACGCGCCGAGATGTATCGCGAAATGGGCATGATCGCCCGCGACGACGGTGGTTCGGTGATCCCGTATTTCCCGAACTTCGTCTATGGACGCCGCGCCAACGTCAAGCATACCGGCCAACTGGCCGCGAGCTGGGCGCTCGACGGGGCCCGAGGCGCACATCGCTGGTGGTTCGAAAGCTGA
- a CDS encoding ABC transporter ATP-binding protein — translation MSQDKSVLLEIRDLKIQGYSDETWIDIIKGVDLTLHRGEVMGLIGESGAGKSTIGAAAMGYARDGTRICEGSKIEFDGMELTTATESEKRALRGSRIAYVAQSAAASFNPAHKIIDQHTEAPLQYRLQKRMEAQEDAMDLYERLRLPNPKEIGFRYPHQVSGGQLQRAMTAMAMSCRPDLIIFDEPTTALDVTTQIEVLAAIRDIVDQFNTAALYITHDLAVVAQMADTIKVLLKGEEVEEASTEEMLDNPKEDYTKSLWAVRSFESPQRYRKEGATPLISVKNVDAAYTGGPKILDDVSFDIHEGMTVAVVGESGSGKSTTARVITGLLPPSKGEVLFKGTPFPPDYRNRTKDQLRQCQMIYQMADTALNPKVRISEIIGRPAQFYSGLTGAALKSRVDELLDLIELDPSKFYNRYPPELSGGQKQRIGIARALAAEPTFIVCDEVTSALDQLVAEGILRLLDRLQNELNLAYMFITHDLATVRSIADEVIVMQQGRVVEQGPKDEMFTPPHHPYTDLLLSSVPEMDPNWLTTLLEERGIDNVGDAAAAKIDPNDPKVQTTGG, via the coding sequence ATGAGCCAAGACAAAAGCGTATTGCTCGAAATCCGGGACCTGAAGATCCAGGGCTATTCGGATGAAACCTGGATCGACATCATCAAGGGTGTCGATCTGACCTTGCATCGCGGCGAAGTGATGGGCCTGATCGGGGAATCCGGGGCGGGTAAATCCACCATCGGGGCCGCGGCCATGGGCTATGCCCGCGATGGCACGCGGATCTGCGAAGGCTCGAAGATCGAGTTCGACGGGATGGAACTGACCACAGCCACCGAAAGCGAGAAGCGCGCCCTGCGCGGCTCGCGCATCGCCTATGTGGCGCAATCGGCGGCGGCGTCTTTCAACCCGGCGCACAAGATCATCGACCAGCACACCGAAGCACCCCTGCAATACCGTCTGCAAAAGCGGATGGAAGCGCAGGAAGACGCGATGGACCTCTACGAGCGTCTGCGCCTGCCCAATCCGAAGGAGATCGGCTTCCGCTATCCTCACCAGGTGTCGGGTGGTCAGCTTCAGCGGGCGATGACGGCCATGGCCATGTCCTGTCGGCCGGACCTGATCATCTTCGATGAGCCGACGACGGCGCTGGACGTGACGACGCAGATCGAGGTTCTGGCCGCGATCCGCGACATCGTCGACCAGTTCAACACCGCCGCGCTTTACATCACCCATGACCTTGCCGTCGTGGCGCAGATGGCCGACACGATCAAGGTGTTGCTGAAAGGTGAAGAGGTCGAGGAAGCCTCGACCGAGGAGATGCTCGACAACCCGAAAGAGGACTACACCAAGTCGCTCTGGGCGGTGCGCAGCTTCGAAAGCCCGCAGCGCTATCGCAAGGAAGGGGCGACACCTCTGATCTCGGTCAAGAATGTCGACGCGGCCTATACGGGTGGTCCCAAGATCCTCGACGACGTCAGCTTTGACATCCACGAGGGCATGACCGTTGCCGTGGTGGGCGAATCCGGTTCGGGCAAGTCCACCACCGCGCGGGTGATCACCGGGCTTCTGCCGCCCTCCAAGGGCGAAGTGCTGTTCAAGGGAACACCCTTCCCGCCGGATTACCGGAACCGGACCAAGGATCAGCTCCGCCAGTGCCAGATGATCTATCAGATGGCCGATACGGCGCTGAACCCGAAGGTGCGCATCTCCGAGATCATCGGCCGCCCGGCGCAGTTCTATTCGGGCCTCACCGGGGCCGCGCTCAAGAGCCGTGTGGATGAACTTCTGGACCTGATCGAGCTTGATCCCTCGAAGTTCTATAACCGCTATCCGCCCGAGCTTTCAGGTGGGCAGAAACAGCGGATCGGGATCGCGCGGGCACTGGCGGCAGAGCCGACTTTCATCGTCTGTGACGAGGTGACATCGGCGCTTGACCAACTGGTTGCCGAGGGCATCCTGCGCCTTCTCGACCGGCTCCAGAACGAGCTCAACCTGGCCTATATGTTCATCACCCACGACCTTGCCACCGTGCGCTCGATCGCCGACGAGGTGATCGTGATGCAGCAGGGCCGGGTGGTCGAACAGGGGCCGAAGGACGAAATGTTCACACCCCCGCACCATCCCTATACCGATCTGTTGCTCAGCTCGGTGCCGGAGATGGATCCGAACTGGCTGACCACGCTGCTCGAAGAGCGTGGGATCGACA
- a CDS encoding replication-associated recombination protein A, translating to MADLFDTGPTEAPDSAPRPLADRLRPKTLSEVIGQEQVLGPDAPLGVMLGSGSLGSLIFWGPPGVGKTTIARLLADETDLHFVQISAIFTGVPELRKVFEAAKHRRANGQGTLLFVDEIHRFNKAQQDGFLPHMEDGTILLVGATTENPSFELNAALLSRAQVLVLERLDLADLERLAQRAEKELGKGLPLDGPAREALLEMADGDGRALLNLIEQVAAWTVEGKLDTEALTKRLMKRAAKYDKSGDEHYNLISALHKSVRGSDPDAALYWLARMLEGGEDPRYLARRITRMAVEDIGLADPQAQAVCLQSWETYERLGSPEGELALAQAVTYLALAPKSNAAYVAYKAAMKAAKASGSEPPPKHILNAPTSLMKEQGFGDGYAYDHDAEDGFSGQNYFPETMKRPVLYQPVERGFERELKKRLDYFSKLRSRRG from the coding sequence GTGGCGGATCTCTTCGATACTGGCCCGACGGAGGCCCCGGACAGCGCCCCGCGCCCGCTGGCGGACCGGCTCCGCCCCAAGACCCTTTCGGAGGTGATCGGCCAGGAACAGGTGCTTGGGCCCGACGCGCCGCTTGGTGTGATGCTCGGCTCCGGCTCGCTTGGTTCGCTGATCTTCTGGGGTCCGCCCGGCGTGGGCAAGACCACGATCGCCCGGCTTCTGGCGGATGAAACCGACCTGCATTTTGTCCAGATCAGCGCGATCTTCACCGGTGTGCCGGAATTGCGCAAGGTGTTCGAGGCGGCCAAGCATCGCCGGGCGAACGGGCAGGGGACGCTGCTTTTCGTCGATGAGATCCACCGCTTCAACAAGGCACAGCAGGACGGCTTCCTGCCGCATATGGAGGATGGTACGATCCTTCTGGTGGGGGCGACAACGGAAAACCCCAGCTTCGAGCTGAACGCCGCCCTTCTGAGCCGCGCGCAGGTCCTGGTGCTGGAGCGGCTTGATCTGGCCGATCTGGAACGGCTGGCGCAGCGGGCCGAGAAGGAGCTGGGCAAGGGGCTGCCGCTGGACGGCCCCGCGCGCGAGGCGCTGCTGGAGATGGCCGATGGCGACGGGCGGGCGCTTCTCAATCTGATCGAACAGGTGGCGGCCTGGACCGTCGAAGGCAAGCTCGACACCGAGGCGCTGACCAAACGGCTGATGAAGCGCGCGGCCAAGTATGACAAATCGGGTGACGAGCATTACAACCTCATTTCCGCCCTGCACAAATCCGTGCGCGGCTCGGACCCGGATGCGGCGCTCTATTGGCTGGCCCGGATGCTGGAAGGCGGCGAAGACCCGCGCTATCTGGCCCGGCGGATCACCCGGATGGCGGTTGAGGATATCGGCCTTGCCGACCCGCAGGCGCAGGCCGTCTGTCTGCAAAGCTGGGAAACCTATGAGCGGCTGGGCAGCCCCGAGGGCGAACTGGCGCTGGCGCAGGCGGTGACTTATCTGGCGCTCGCGCCCAAATCCAACGCGGCTTATGTGGCGTACAAGGCGGCGATGAAGGCGGCCAAGGCCTCGGGGAGCGAGCCGCCGCCCAAACATATCCTCAACGCCCCAACCAGCCTGATGAAAGAGCAGGGATTTGGCGACGGATATGCCTATGACCACGATGCCGAAGACGGGTTTTCCGGGCAGAACTATTTCCCCGAGACGATGAAGCGCCCGGTCCTTTATCAGCCGGTCGAGCGCGGCTTTGAGCGTGAGCTGAAAAAACGACTGGATTACTTCTCAAAGCTGCGAAGCCGTCGGGGATAA
- a CDS encoding ABC transporter permease, with protein MGDILKLVGQRLGLGLIILLVISIIIFFMVELLPGDIAQAVLGQGATEENLAALRKEMGLDKPAIVRYIEWLGGAIFFDFGNSVVTGERVSVVIGERFMNTLFLAAYAAVIAVPVAIILGILVALLRNSIFDRVANVLTLTSISSPEFFLGYILILYFAVKWGMFPAIASLSDGMSLGQLLERTFLPALTLVLVVVAHMMRMTRAAIINLLASPYIEMARLKGVPPLKVIVKHALPNAWAPIINVVALNLAYLITGVVLVEVVFVYPGIGQALVDAVSKRDFPVVQACCLIFAATFILLNLAADVGAILTNPRLRHPK; from the coding sequence ATGGGAGATATCCTGAAGCTCGTTGGTCAACGGCTTGGTCTCGGGTTGATCATTTTGCTGGTCATCTCGATTATCATCTTCTTCATGGTCGAACTATTGCCCGGCGACATCGCACAAGCGGTGCTGGGACAGGGGGCCACCGAAGAGAACCTTGCCGCTTTGCGCAAGGAAATGGGGCTCGATAAGCCCGCGATCGTGCGATACATCGAATGGCTCGGTGGGGCCATCTTCTTTGATTTCGGCAATTCGGTCGTCACCGGCGAACGGGTTTCGGTCGTCATTGGCGAGCGGTTCATGAACACGCTCTTCCTCGCGGCCTACGCAGCCGTTATCGCCGTGCCCGTGGCCATCATCCTCGGCATTCTGGTCGCGCTGCTGCGCAACTCGATCTTCGACCGGGTCGCCAACGTGCTGACGCTGACCTCAATTTCCTCGCCTGAGTTCTTCCTCGGTTATATCCTCATCCTCTACTTCGCGGTGAAATGGGGCATGTTCCCGGCCATCGCCAGCCTGAGCGACGGGATGAGCCTGGGGCAGTTGCTCGAACGCACCTTCCTGCCGGCGCTGACGCTGGTGCTTGTGGTGGTCGCGCATATGATGCGGATGACCCGAGCGGCGATCATCAACCTGCTGGCCTCGCCTTATATCGAAATGGCGCGGCTCAAGGGGGTTCCGCCCCTGAAGGTGATCGTCAAGCACGCCCTGCCCAATGCCTGGGCTCCGATCATCAACGTGGTGGCGCTCAACCTTGCCTACCTGATCACCGGTGTGGTCCTCGTCGAGGTGGTGTTCGTCTATCCCGGCATCGGCCAGGCTCTTGTGGACGCGGTGTCCAAGCGCGACTTCCCGGTTGTGCAGGCCTGCTGTCTGATCTTCGCGGCCACCTTCATCCTGCTCAATCTCGCAGCGGATGTGGGCGCCATTCTCACCAACCCGCGCCTGCGGCACCCGAAATAA
- a CDS encoding ABC transporter permease: MSTFVIIYYSLLLAGSTAAAYFNKKSVFTLLFSLTMVSFVLGIIGGPGALYGVAICAGLLALAAMVSYCFREFLIMMVSNEMAKELRTAPLTAAFGMFVIFTYAITGIFAPWIAPYGEAEVISSAFAPADENMLLGADQLGRDMFSRIVYGTRNSVGLALTATVAAFILGAGAGLLAATKGGWFDQFMGRLADVIMSIPSLIFALLMLSIFGPSMPVIICAVAIIYAPRVFRLTRAVAGNVVVMDYIEAAKLRGEGTGYLIRREILPNSMAPLVAEFGLEFCFVFLLVAGLSFLGLGIQPPTADWGSMVRENATLISFGDITPLIPAAAIALLTVAVNFVVDWMLFRSSGLKEK, encoded by the coding sequence ATGAGTACTTTTGTCATAATCTACTATTCACTGCTTCTGGCCGGTTCGACCGCAGCGGCGTATTTCAACAAGAAGTCGGTGTTCACGCTGCTCTTCTCGCTTACGATGGTGTCCTTCGTTCTGGGTATCATCGGCGGGCCGGGCGCGCTTTACGGGGTGGCCATCTGTGCGGGGCTTCTGGCCCTCGCGGCGATGGTCTCCTACTGCTTCCGCGAGTTCCTGATCATGATGGTCAGCAACGAAATGGCCAAGGAACTGCGTACCGCACCCCTGACCGCCGCCTTCGGGATGTTCGTGATCTTCACCTACGCGATCACCGGCATCTTCGCGCCCTGGATCGCGCCCTATGGCGAGGCCGAGGTGATCTCGTCCGCCTTTGCGCCGGCGGATGAGAACATGCTGCTTGGCGCCGACCAGCTCGGCCGCGACATGTTCAGCCGGATCGTCTATGGCACGCGCAACTCGGTGGGTCTGGCACTGACCGCCACGGTCGCGGCCTTCATCCTTGGGGCGGGTGCCGGGCTTCTGGCGGCCACCAAAGGCGGCTGGTTCGATCAGTTCATGGGCCGTCTGGCGGATGTGATCATGTCGATCCCGTCGCTGATCTTCGCCCTGCTGATGCTGTCGATCTTCGGCCCCTCGATGCCGGTCATCATCTGTGCTGTGGCGATCATCTATGCGCCGCGCGTCTTCCGCCTGACCCGGGCGGTCGCGGGTAACGTGGTGGTCATGGACTATATCGAAGCGGCCAAGCTGCGCGGGGAAGGGACGGGTTATCTGATCCGTCGCGAAATCCTGCCCAACTCCATGGCCCCTCTCGTGGCCGAGTTCGGCCTTGAGTTCTGCTTCGTGTTCCTGCTCGTTGCTGGCCTCAGCTTCCTCGGCCTTGGCATCCAGCCGCCCACGGCGGACTGGGGCTCTATGGTGCGGGAGAACGCCACGCTGATCTCGTTCGGGGACATCACACCGCTAATCCCGGCGGCAGCCATCGCGTTGCTGACGGTGGCGGTCAACTTCGTCGTTGACTGGATGCTGTTCCGGTCCTCCGGTCTGAAGGAGAAATAA